Proteins from one Hydrogenivirga caldilitoris genomic window:
- a CDS encoding acetyl-CoA carboxylase carboxyltransferase subunit alpha, translated as MYYEYEEKLLALKEKIDNLAALYRSGNKKVERELRSLYREFKSKAKKTYSDLSPWERVQLARHPRRPHTLDYIKYLIKNFIELHGDRRFGDDKAIVAGFGYFRGEPVCVIGHEKGRGTQEKIERNFGMPHPEGYRKAIRVMKLAESYKMPVITFIDTPGAFPGIGAEERGQSEAIAQSMLTMGYLKVPTVAVVIGEGGSGGALALGVADRVCIMENAYYSVISPEGCAAILWKEQDRVKEAAKALKLTAKDLYELGVVDCIIKEPFGAAHWDHKGAAYIVGYHIRRCLQELCSKDVHTLISERVNKFKSLGAYMEG; from the coding sequence ATGTATTACGAATATGAAGAAAAGCTCCTTGCCTTAAAGGAAAAGATAGATAACCTTGCGGCTTTGTACCGCAGCGGGAATAAAAAGGTTGAAAGAGAGCTGAGGAGTCTTTACAGGGAGTTTAAGAGTAAAGCGAAGAAGACCTATTCAGACCTCTCACCCTGGGAAAGGGTTCAACTTGCAAGACACCCAAGAAGACCTCATACCCTTGATTACATCAAGTACCTTATAAAGAACTTTATAGAGCTTCATGGGGATAGAAGGTTTGGAGATGACAAAGCCATAGTAGCCGGATTTGGTTACTTCAGGGGAGAGCCTGTCTGTGTAATAGGACATGAGAAGGGCAGGGGAACGCAGGAAAAGATAGAGAGAAACTTCGGTATGCCCCATCCAGAAGGTTACAGGAAGGCTATAAGGGTCATGAAGCTTGCTGAGAGCTACAAAATGCCTGTTATAACGTTCATAGATACGCCTGGAGCTTTCCCGGGTATAGGTGCAGAGGAGAGGGGACAGTCAGAAGCTATAGCCCAGAGCATGCTCACCATGGGTTATCTCAAAGTTCCTACCGTTGCCGTAGTTATAGGTGAGGGTGGAAGTGGTGGTGCCTTAGCCCTTGGTGTTGCTGATAGGGTATGTATAATGGAAAACGCTTACTACTCCGTGATCTCTCCCGAAGGGTGTGCAGCTATACTCTGGAAGGAACAGGACAGGGTAAAGGAAGCTGCAAAGGCTCTTAAATTGACGGCGAAAGACCTTTATGAGCTTGGTGTTGTTGACTGTATTATAAAGGAGCCTTTCGGCGCAGCTCACTGGGACCACAAAGGGGCAGCTTATATAGTTGGATACCATATAAGGAGATGTCTGCAGGAACTTTGCTCAAAGGATGTTCATACCCTTATCTCGGAAAGGGTAAACAAGTTTAAATCCCTAGGAGCTTACATGGAGGGTTGA
- a CDS encoding tetratricopeptide repeat protein: protein MEYTEREAQRLFEEAYTYHMMGDIDRAIELYKQSIEVQPSAKAYTFLGWAFSMKNDYEKAIEYCKKAIEIDPDFGNPYNDIGAYLIEQGRFEEAIPWLKQAIVAKNYDARHFPRINLARIYLATGRLYDALEEVEEALKLEPDYKPAHVLRHQILGMLN from the coding sequence ATGGAATACACTGAAAGAGAAGCCCAAAGGCTCTTTGAAGAAGCGTACACCTATCACATGATGGGGGATATAGATAGGGCTATAGAACTGTACAAACAATCTATTGAAGTTCAACCTTCAGCAAAAGCCTATACCTTCCTCGGATGGGCGTTCAGCATGAAGAACGATTATGAGAAAGCCATTGAGTACTGCAAGAAAGCTATAGAGATAGACCCAGATTTCGGAAATCCATACAACGACATAGGTGCATACCTTATTGAGCAAGGCAGGTTTGAGGAAGCCATCCCCTGGTTGAAGCAGGCTATCGTTGCCAAGAACTACGATGCCAGGCACTTTCCTCGGATTAACCTCGCCAGGATATACCTCGCTACGGGTAGGCTTTACGATGCCCTTGAAGAGGTTGAAGAGGCTCTAAAGTTAGAACCGGACTATAAACCCGCCCACGTTCTCAGACATCAGATCCTTGGGATGCTAAACTGA
- a CDS encoding HAD family hydrolase — protein MKAYLFDLDGTLIDSADDIALALQETLKELGMPEKMPENVRRLIGGGVKALLEQVLGEDFREEYVRVFRKYYVGNPVVYTRPYPGIPETLQALKKRGVPLVVVTNKLEELSLRILEKLELLDFFELVVGGDTFSEKKPSPLPILKALEFIGIEPGEALMIGDTEADIESGRKAGTKTALAKWGYVRLNSLKPDYLLNRPEELLSLASQGSDV, from the coding sequence ATGAAAGCATACCTCTTTGACCTTGACGGTACACTTATAGACTCGGCGGATGATATCGCCCTGGCTCTCCAGGAGACGTTAAAGGAACTCGGTATGCCAGAGAAGATGCCTGAAAATGTACGCAGGCTCATAGGTGGAGGTGTGAAGGCTCTCCTTGAGCAGGTTCTGGGGGAAGACTTCAGAGAGGAGTATGTAAGAGTTTTCAGGAAGTATTACGTTGGCAACCCGGTTGTTTATACGAGACCATACCCAGGCATACCTGAAACCCTCCAAGCTCTGAAAAAAAGAGGAGTACCGCTTGTGGTGGTTACAAACAAGCTGGAGGAACTTTCCCTCAGAATTCTTGAGAAGCTTGAACTTCTGGACTTCTTTGAGCTTGTGGTAGGGGGTGACACCTTCTCCGAAAAGAAACCCTCCCCACTTCCGATACTGAAGGCTTTGGAGTTTATAGGGATTGAGCCTGGGGAGGCACTTATGATAGGAGATACCGAGGCTGATATAGAGTCGGGCAGAAAAGCTGGGACAAAAACAGCCCTTGCCAAGTGGGGATACGTCAGGTTAAACTCCCTGAAACCCGATTATCTGTTGAATAGACCGGAGGAGCTCCTCAGTTTAGCATCCCAAGGATCTGATGTCTGA
- a CDS encoding thioredoxin family protein, producing the protein MLKVFPLLTLLFFLGLFSCESKDSSNSSPSRPVKEKVEKKKIIPKKEYALLIVESKSCIYCKQLDKDINTEKSLQEALKDIDLYKILYESYSPVEANFGGRLIETSENELAKTLNALSFPNLIFYDKDGNIILQIPGYVYPTQLVCIIDYVKTGAYKNEDVNTYVKRKGCA; encoded by the coding sequence ATGCTGAAAGTTTTTCCTCTTCTAACCCTTTTGTTTTTTTTAGGATTGTTTTCCTGTGAAAGTAAGGACAGCTCCAACTCCTCACCAAGCAGACCTGTAAAAGAGAAGGTTGAGAAGAAAAAGATAATCCCCAAAAAAGAGTATGCCCTTCTAATTGTGGAGAGCAAGAGCTGTATATACTGCAAGCAACTGGACAAAGATATAAACACCGAGAAGAGTTTACAGGAAGCCCTTAAGGATATAGACCTTTATAAGATACTCTACGAGAGTTACTCACCGGTTGAAGCGAACTTTGGCGGGAGGCTTATAGAGACCTCTGAAAACGAGCTCGCCAAAACCCTGAACGCCTTATCTTTCCCAAATCTGATATTCTACGATAAGGACGGCAATATAATCCTTCAAATACCTGGGTATGTATATCCAACACAGCTCGTCTGCATAATTGATTATGTGAAAACAGGAGCTTATAAAAACGAAGATGTGAACACTTACGTCAAACGGAAAGGCTGTGCATGA
- a CDS encoding pyridoxal phosphate-dependent aminotransferase: protein MLSRRVAQLEPSATLTITAKAKELKAKGVDIVGFGAGEPDFDTPDFVKEACTKALMEGKTKYAPSAGIPELREALAEKLYRENGVEYKPSEIVVSAGAKMVLFLIFMSILNDGDEVLLLSPYWVTYPEQIKLLGGVPIEVPLKEEEGFSPTAELVAEYITDKTKAIVLNSPNNPTGAVYSQEELKRIAELCLERGIFLISDECYEAFVYEDKFVSPASFSKEVRDITFTVNAFSKTYSMTGWRVGYVACPEKYAKVIANLNSQTVSNVTTFAQYGALEALRNPEAKEYVSRMKTEFQRRRDRAYELLLTIPEVKVFKPKGAFYIFPDFSFYAEKLGSDLKLTQFLLEEGKVACVPGSAFGAQGYLRLSYATSMNNIEKGIERIRETLEKLAQKD, encoded by the coding sequence ATGCTCTCAAGACGGGTAGCTCAGTTAGAGCCTTCTGCAACTCTTACTATCACGGCAAAGGCAAAGGAACTCAAAGCTAAAGGCGTTGACATCGTGGGTTTCGGTGCAGGAGAGCCAGACTTTGATACTCCGGACTTTGTTAAGGAAGCCTGTACAAAAGCTCTCATGGAGGGAAAGACCAAGTACGCCCCTTCAGCGGGGATTCCGGAGCTCAGGGAGGCTCTCGCCGAGAAGCTCTACCGTGAGAATGGAGTTGAGTATAAACCTTCCGAGATAGTTGTGTCCGCAGGTGCAAAGATGGTCCTATTCCTTATATTCATGAGCATCCTCAACGATGGAGACGAGGTTCTTCTCCTCTCACCTTACTGGGTTACCTATCCCGAACAGATAAAGCTCCTCGGAGGCGTCCCTATAGAGGTTCCCCTTAAAGAGGAGGAAGGCTTCTCACCCACAGCCGAGCTGGTCGCCGAATACATAACGGATAAGACTAAAGCGATAGTGCTTAACTCTCCCAACAACCCTACGGGTGCGGTTTACTCCCAGGAGGAGCTAAAACGTATCGCCGAGCTGTGCCTTGAGAGGGGAATATTCCTGATATCCGATGAGTGCTATGAGGCTTTTGTGTATGAGGATAAGTTTGTGAGCCCTGCCTCCTTTTCCAAGGAGGTCAGAGATATAACCTTTACCGTAAACGCTTTCTCTAAGACTTACTCAATGACGGGTTGGAGGGTTGGCTACGTTGCCTGCCCTGAGAAGTACGCCAAGGTAATAGCTAACCTTAACAGCCAGACGGTTTCAAACGTAACCACCTTTGCCCAGTACGGTGCTTTAGAAGCCCTCAGAAATCCGGAAGCTAAAGAATACGTGAGTAGGATGAAAACGGAATTTCAGAGACGTAGAGACAGGGCTTACGAGTTGCTCCTCACGATACCCGAGGTCAAGGTTTTCAAACCCAAGGGAGCTTTTTACATCTTTCCTGACTTTTCCTTTTACGCGGAAAAGCTCGGCTCTGACCTGAAACTCACCCAGTTCCTGCTTGAAGAAGGTAAGGTTGCCTGTGTGCCGGGCTCAGCCTTTGGTGCTCAGGGCTATCTTAGGCTCTCCTACGCGACGAGCATGAACAACATAGAGAAAGGGATAGAGAGAATCAGGGAAACCCTTGAAAAGTTAGCCCAGAAAGACTAA
- a CDS encoding aspartate-semialdehyde dehydrogenase gives MGYRVAIVGATGEVGRTFLKVLEERNFPVDELILFASERSEGSKLTFKGEEHEVRALNKQPNFKGIDIALFSAGGSISKEFAPKFAEDGAVVVDNSSAWRMDPDVPLVVPEVNPQDVHMFDKKRIIANPNCSTIQMVVALKPIYDEAGINRVVVATYQSVSGAGAKAIRELEEQTRAWCEGRPIPEPKHIAKQIAFNAVPHIDVFMDSDYTKEELKMLNETRKIMHDDNIKVSATAVRVPVFYSHSEAVHIETKRAISPERARELLSRAPGVVVVDDPHGGAYPTAIDAAGRDEVFVGRVREDIAFTPGLAMWVVADNIRKGAATNAVQIAELLVKEGLV, from the coding sequence ATGGGTTACAGAGTAGCGATAGTAGGTGCCACAGGTGAGGTGGGAAGAACCTTCTTAAAGGTTCTTGAGGAAAGAAATTTCCCCGTTGATGAGCTTATCTTATTCGCCTCTGAGCGTTCCGAGGGAAGTAAGCTCACCTTCAAAGGAGAAGAGCACGAGGTAAGGGCTTTAAACAAACAGCCCAACTTTAAAGGTATAGACATAGCCCTCTTTTCGGCTGGAGGGAGCATAAGCAAGGAGTTCGCTCCTAAGTTCGCCGAGGATGGTGCTGTCGTGGTGGACAACTCCTCAGCATGGAGGATGGACCCCGATGTTCCTCTCGTGGTGCCTGAGGTAAACCCCCAAGACGTTCACATGTTTGATAAGAAGAGGATAATAGCCAACCCTAACTGTTCCACCATACAGATGGTCGTGGCTCTAAAGCCCATATACGATGAGGCTGGCATAAACAGGGTCGTTGTAGCCACCTACCAGTCGGTTTCTGGAGCGGGAGCAAAGGCGATAAGGGAGCTTGAAGAACAGACGAGAGCCTGGTGCGAGGGAAGACCGATTCCGGAGCCCAAGCACATAGCCAAGCAGATAGCCTTTAACGCCGTCCCCCACATAGACGTGTTCATGGACAGCGACTACACCAAGGAAGAGCTCAAAATGCTCAACGAAACACGGAAGATAATGCACGACGATAACATAAAGGTCTCCGCCACTGCGGTCAGAGTTCCCGTCTTCTATTCCCACTCGGAGGCTGTCCATATAGAGACCAAAAGAGCGATATCTCCCGAGAGGGCAAGAGAGCTGCTTTCAAGGGCTCCCGGAGTTGTGGTGGTTGACGACCCTCACGGTGGGGCTTACCCAACGGCAATAGATGCAGCCGGAAGGGACGAGGTCTTCGTGGGAAGGGTCAGGGAGGATATAGCCTTCACACCCGGACTTGCCATGTGGGTCGTTGCGGACAATATAAGGAAAGGTGCGGCTACCAATGCTGTTCAGATAGCTGAGCTCCTTGTTAAGGAAGGGCTTGTGTAA